A stretch of the Desulfobacter sp. genome encodes the following:
- a CDS encoding FAD-dependent oxidoreductase, with product MTDQPDGLRIGVYICHCGVNIAGRVDVSAVQAYAQTLDHVAVARDYKFMCSEPGQAMIESDISNYRLNRVVVASCSPRLHGNTFMAVCERSGLNPYYFQMASVREQVSWVTEDTDQATTKAKYLVTAAVHRVKFHTPLIAGMSKVHPEMAVIGGGIAGMQAAIDMGNAGYHVYLIEKDTTIGGHMLQFDKTFPTLDCAACIGTPKMVEVAQNPNIELLSMSQVTQVSGFVGNFTLEVTRSPRYVNESLCTGCGECAKVCPVSIPNAWDMGMAQRKAIGRSFPQAIPITYNIEKADRAPCVTACPAGINVQGYIQLINQKKYTRALELIMERAPLPGVLGRVCPHPCEGCCRRKEVDQPLAIRQLKRFAADMADPLPVPEICDREEKVAVVGAGPAGLTAAYYLRLEGYQVSLFDSQKKPGGMLRTGIPDYRLPPEILDKEIDYIFAHGIEFVPNSRLGRDINLDSLKSRGFDAVFLGLGAQAPLKLNIQGEDEFKGAMDALSFLRDINLGRDTGCEKKVVVVGGGNVAIDAARSARRIKGCQVTLVYRRTQNEMPAYEEEIVQAVEEGIVLECLTNPVRLEGENERVSSLVCSRNQLGEPDESGRCRPVIIENSEFAMDCDTFISAIGQYPDLEGLETKDLEIDAKNLVSVCPDTLEISQPLIFLGGDMVLGPATVVEAIAQGRRAAGHIHERLAQKKAGEDFESRDSLFETLAPQVPEYGPIPKNIQVLERAKTDHESVRTRVADFCEVEAGFGQDQALAEAGRCLNCGICCECMACADACEANAIDHSMTPEHRSLTVGSIIMATGYDTLDPSVMPQYGYGKYPNVFTSLEFERLSNATGPTGGQILMRDKEGGFLTPPQSVAIVHCIGSRDVNHHEYCSRVCCMYALKYTHLIKEKVGHDTQVFDFYIDMRCFGEGYEEFYRRCQEEGTIFIRGKVASVSDRAQAPEEEGKLVAVAEDTLISKVIRVPVDMVILCTAMEARSDAEAFGRIMGVNQGADGFFLEEHPKLAPVNTATDGLFLSGCCQKPMDIPDTVSQASGAAAKALALAAKGEVQISPTTSYIDPDICAGCQTCINLCPYSAIDFDYRLNVAVVNTTLCKGCGSCSGFCPSGAATSRHFMKKQMFAEISGVLAPTIMANP from the coding sequence ATGACTGACCAGCCGGATGGATTGCGGATCGGGGTGTATATCTGTCACTGCGGGGTGAATATCGCAGGCCGTGTGGATGTCTCTGCAGTTCAGGCATATGCCCAGACCCTTGACCACGTGGCCGTGGCCAGGGATTATAAGTTCATGTGTTCGGAGCCGGGCCAGGCCATGATTGAATCCGATATCAGCAACTACCGGCTCAACCGGGTGGTGGTGGCCTCCTGTTCTCCCAGGCTTCACGGGAACACCTTTATGGCGGTTTGTGAGCGGTCAGGCCTCAACCCCTATTATTTTCAGATGGCATCGGTAAGGGAGCAGGTCTCCTGGGTCACTGAAGATACGGACCAGGCCACGACCAAGGCCAAATACCTGGTCACGGCAGCCGTCCACCGGGTAAAGTTTCACACCCCCTTGATTGCAGGCATGTCCAAGGTCCATCCTGAAATGGCCGTGATCGGCGGGGGCATTGCCGGGATGCAGGCGGCCATAGACATGGGCAATGCCGGGTACCATGTTTATCTCATTGAAAAAGATACCACCATTGGCGGGCATATGCTCCAGTTTGACAAGACCTTTCCCACCCTGGACTGTGCCGCCTGTATCGGCACCCCTAAAATGGTGGAGGTGGCCCAGAATCCCAATATTGAACTTTTGTCCATGAGCCAGGTCACCCAGGTCTCAGGATTTGTGGGTAATTTTACCCTGGAGGTCACAAGGTCTCCACGGTATGTGAACGAGTCCTTGTGCACAGGGTGCGGGGAATGCGCCAAGGTGTGTCCTGTCTCCATTCCCAATGCCTGGGACATGGGCATGGCCCAGCGCAAGGCCATTGGCAGGTCTTTTCCCCAGGCCATTCCCATTACCTATAATATAGAAAAGGCAGACCGGGCCCCCTGCGTGACCGCCTGTCCTGCCGGGATCAATGTCCAGGGATATATCCAGCTCATCAATCAGAAAAAATATACCCGGGCCCTTGAACTGATCATGGAACGAGCCCCCCTTCCCGGGGTGCTGGGCCGGGTCTGTCCCCATCCCTGCGAAGGATGCTGCCGGCGCAAAGAGGTGGACCAGCCTTTGGCCATCCGTCAGCTTAAACGCTTTGCAGCCGACATGGCAGATCCTTTGCCGGTTCCTGAAATTTGCGACAGAGAGGAAAAGGTGGCCGTGGTCGGTGCAGGTCCTGCCGGATTGACGGCCGCCTATTATCTGAGACTTGAGGGATACCAGGTGAGTCTTTTTGATTCTCAAAAAAAGCCCGGGGGCATGCTCAGGACCGGGATACCCGATTACAGGCTTCCGCCTGAAATTCTGGACAAAGAGATCGATTATATTTTTGCCCATGGCATTGAGTTTGTCCCCAACTCACGACTGGGAAGGGATATCAATTTAGATTCCCTTAAATCCCGGGGATTTGACGCTGTTTTCCTGGGCCTGGGGGCCCAGGCACCGCTCAAGCTCAACATTCAGGGTGAAGACGAGTTTAAAGGTGCCATGGATGCCCTGTCTTTTTTAAGGGATATCAACCTTGGGCGTGATACGGGCTGCGAAAAAAAGGTGGTGGTGGTGGGCGGCGGCAATGTGGCCATTGACGCGGCACGATCTGCCCGGCGGATCAAAGGGTGCCAGGTCACCCTGGTCTATCGCCGAACCCAGAATGAGATGCCGGCCTATGAAGAGGAAATTGTCCAGGCCGTTGAAGAGGGGATTGTGCTGGAATGCCTGACCAACCCGGTCAGGCTTGAAGGGGAAAATGAGCGGGTGTCAAGTCTTGTCTGTTCCAGAAACCAGCTGGGAGAACCTGATGAATCCGGCAGGTGCCGGCCGGTGATAATTGAAAACAGTGAGTTTGCCATGGACTGTGATACCTTTATTTCAGCCATCGGCCAATACCCTGATCTTGAAGGCCTTGAAACAAAAGACCTTGAAATTGATGCTAAAAACCTGGTCTCTGTCTGTCCTGACACCTTGGAAATATCTCAGCCGTTGATTTTTTTAGGCGGGGATATGGTGTTGGGGCCTGCCACGGTTGTGGAGGCCATTGCCCAGGGCAGAAGGGCGGCCGGCCATATCCATGAACGGCTTGCCCAAAAAAAGGCGGGTGAGGATTTTGAATCCAGGGATTCATTGTTTGAGACTTTAGCTCCCCAGGTCCCTGAATACGGCCCCATTCCAAAAAATATCCAGGTCCTGGAAAGGGCCAAGACGGATCATGAATCTGTCCGGACAAGGGTGGCAGATTTTTGTGAGGTTGAGGCAGGGTTTGGTCAGGACCAGGCCCTGGCAGAGGCCGGCCGGTGCCTGAACTGCGGGATCTGCTGTGAATGCATGGCCTGTGCAGATGCCTGCGAGGCCAATGCCATTGATCATTCCATGACACCTGAACACCGCTCTCTTACGGTGGGGTCCATTATCATGGCAACCGGGTACGACACGCTTGATCCGTCAGTCATGCCCCAGTACGGGTATGGAAAGTATCCCAATGTCTTTACCTCCCTAGAGTTTGAGCGGCTTTCCAATGCCACCGGACCCACAGGGGGGCAGATCCTCATGCGGGATAAGGAGGGCGGTTTTCTCACACCGCCCCAAAGCGTGGCCATTGTCCATTGTATCGGGTCCAGGGATGTGAACCACCATGAGTATTGTTCCAGGGTTTGCTGCATGTATGCCCTTAAATATACCCATCTGATCAAGGAAAAGGTGGGCCATGATACCCAGGTATTTGATTTTTATATTGATATGCGCTGTTTCGGGGAAGGGTATGAAGAGTTTTATCGCCGGTGCCAGGAAGAGGGCACCATCTTTATCCGGGGAAAAGTGGCCAGCGTATCTGACCGGGCCCAGGCACCTGAGGAAGAGGGCAAGCTTGTGGCTGTTGCCGAAGACACTCTCATATCAAAAGTGATCCGGGTGCCTGTGGACATGGTGATTCTCTGCACGGCCATGGAGGCAAGATCCGATGCCGAGGCATTTGGGCGGATCATGGGCGTAAACCAGGGCGCAGACGGATTCTTTTTAGAGGAACATCCAAAGCTTGCACCTGTGAACACAGCGACTGACGGCCTGTTTTTAAGCGGGTGCTGCCAAAAGCCCATGGATATACCGGACACGGTCTCCCAGGCCTCGGGTGCCGCTGCCAAGGCATTGGCTCTGGCGGCAAAAGGAGAGGTTCAAATTTCTCCCACCACCTCATACATTGACCCGGACATTTGTGCCGGGTGCCAGACCTGTATCAATTTGTGTCCCTATTCGGCCATTGATTTTGACTATCGCCTTAATGTGGCTGTGGTGAATACGACATTGTGCAAAGGATGCGGGAGCTGTTCAGGGTTTTGTCCCTCAGGCGCTGCCACAAGCCGTCATTTTATGAAAAAACAGATGTTTGCCGAAATCAGCGGGGTCCTTGCCCCGACCATCATGGCCAACCCTTAG
- a CDS encoding response regulator — MPTVFDLPSKRQAKRTTNVLLDARSDWKVLLIDDEPDIREIMNLSLTDAGYEVICASNGTQGLELLCAHRPQILITDIKMPGLSGLEVLEKTKALYPETEVIVTTGFADLEKATIALQQDASDFITKPVDDARLHLALERAMGRYQDKKALSDYTCLLEKENLKTSAELIQNVNYQRRLIENSMDGILGCNKNDQVITYNNAMESLLGYPKSQVIHTRKLADFFVHNDFMALKQNLVRQGYGGKDRLFLYETMMKGKEQERIPVQISGSLVIQEGQTRGLVLFIRDLQKIRDLEQTIQGQEKVLHQEKMMSLGRLSASIVHEINNPLSGILNYIRLMIRLVDQGPLTLENQNRFRDYLEMVDRETYRCSELVSGLLKFSRKSKLEFSSVDVAELVQYSLMLCNHKIELSNIDLKSSYDSDLPRVYGDFNQLQQCVINLVFNAISAIDAVALSPGRSGRKESASEDSGQIAGHIRVDALYDTELNRVSLRVRDDGKGISSSDLPYIFEPFFTTKNQGYGVGLGLSTAYGIIERHKGTIEVESLEGKGTCFQIKLPPIETDRENGTDRENDNPREGKYD; from the coding sequence ATGCCCACTGTTTTTGATTTACCATCAAAAAGGCAGGCCAAACGGACCACCAATGTATTGCTGGATGCCAGGTCGGATTGGAAGGTACTGCTCATAGATGATGAACCCGATATCCGGGAGATCATGAATTTAAGCCTCACCGATGCCGGCTATGAGGTGATTTGTGCTTCCAATGGTACCCAGGGCCTGGAGCTTCTCTGCGCCCACCGTCCCCAGATTCTCATCACCGACATCAAAATGCCCGGGCTTAGCGGGCTTGAGGTCCTTGAAAAAACAAAGGCCCTTTATCCTGAAACCGAGGTGATCGTCACCACGGGATTTGCCGATCTTGAGAAGGCCACCATTGCCCTTCAGCAGGACGCCTCTGATTTTATCACAAAGCCTGTGGATGATGCCAGGCTTCACCTGGCTTTGGAACGGGCAATGGGCAGATACCAGGATAAAAAAGCCCTTTCAGATTATACCTGCCTTCTTGAAAAGGAAAATTTAAAAACTTCTGCAGAGCTGATCCAAAATGTAAATTACCAGCGCCGTCTCATTGAAAATTCAATGGACGGGATTTTGGGATGCAACAAGAATGACCAAGTCATAACCTACAATAATGCCATGGAATCTCTTCTGGGCTATCCTAAATCCCAGGTGATTCACACCCGAAAACTGGCCGATTTTTTTGTTCACAATGATTTTATGGCTTTAAAACAGAATTTGGTGCGCCAGGGGTACGGGGGAAAAGACCGGCTCTTTCTTTATGAGACCATGATGAAAGGAAAAGAGCAGGAGCGGATTCCGGTGCAGATTTCAGGGTCTCTTGTGATCCAGGAGGGCCAGACCCGGGGCCTGGTCCTTTTTATCCGGGATCTCCAGAAAATCCGGGATTTGGAACAGACCATTCAGGGCCAGGAAAAGGTGCTCCACCAGGAAAAGATGATGTCTTTAGGGCGATTGTCCGCCAGCATTGTCCATGAGATCAACAATCCTTTGTCCGGGATTTTAAACTATATCCGGCTGATGATCCGGCTTGTGGACCAGGGGCCTTTAACTTTGGAGAATCAGAACCGGTTCAGGGATTACCTTGAAATGGTTGACCGGGAAACCTATCGGTGCTCCGAACTTGTGTCAGGCCTGCTCAAATTTTCCAGAAAATCAAAACTGGAGTTTTCCAGCGTGGATGTGGCAGAACTCGTCCAATACAGCCTGATGCTGTGCAACCATAAGATTGAACTGAGTAATATTGATCTTAAATCCTCCTATGATTCTGACCTGCCAAGGGTATACGGCGATTTTAATCAGCTTCAGCAATGTGTGATTAATCTGGTGTTCAACGCCATTTCCGCCATAGACGCCGTGGCCCTAAGCCCGGGAAGATCCGGCCGGAAAGAATCAGCTTCGGAAGACTCCGGGCAGATTGCCGGCCACATCCGGGTGGATGCCCTCTACGATACTGAACTAAACCGGGTATCTCTTCGGGTGAGGGACGACGGCAAGGGGATTTCTTCTTCTGACCTTCCCTATATATTTGAACCTTTTTTTACCACCAAAAACCAGGGCTATGGGGTGGGCTTAGGCCTGTCCACAGCCTACGGCATCATAGAGCGGCACAAGGGAACCATTGAGGTGGAAAGCCTGGAAGGAAAGGGCACCTGTTTTCAGATCAAGCTGCCGCCCATTGAAACAGACCGGGAAAATGGAACAGACCGTGAAAATGATAACCCAAGGGAGGGAAAATATGACTGA